The following are encoded together in the Mesoplodon densirostris isolate mMesDen1 chromosome 2, mMesDen1 primary haplotype, whole genome shotgun sequence genome:
- the ETV3 gene encoding ETS translocation variant 3 isoform X3, with translation MKAGCSIVEKPEGGGGYQFPDWAYKTESSPGSRQIQLWHFILELLQKEEFRHVIAWQQGEYGEFVIKDPDEVARLWGRRKCKPQMNYDKLSRALRYYYNKRILHKTKGKRFTYKFNFNKLVMPNYPFINIRSSARRQA, from the exons ATGAAAGCAGGCTGTAGCATCGTGGAAAAGCCAGAAGGAGGTGGAG GGTATCAGTTTCCTGATTGGGCCTATAAAACAGAGTCGTCCCCGGGTTCCCGGCAGATCCAGCTATGGCACTTCATCCTGGAGCTGCTGCAGAAGGAGGAGTTCCGCCATGTCATCGCCTGGCAGCAGGGAGAGTATGGGGAGTTTGTCATCAAGGATCCAGACGAGGTGGCCCGCCTCTGGGGCCGCAGGAAGTGCAAACCACAGATGAATTATGACAAGCTGAGCCGGGCCCTGAG ATACTATTACAACAAGAGGATCCTTcataaaacaaaagggaaaaggtTTACTTATAAATTTAACTTCAACAAGCTGGTGATGCCCAACTACCCATTCATCAACATACGGTCAAGTG CCCGTCGCCAGGCCTGA